A genomic window from Rhipicephalus microplus isolate Deutch F79 unplaced genomic scaffold, USDA_Rmic scaffold_31, whole genome shotgun sequence includes:
- the LOC142786757 gene encoding uncharacterized protein LOC142786757: MRVRQDELVTANRALSAKNEALEKKVADLEQYSRLNNVEIKGVPVTQNEDCLAIVKTIGNAIGCSVSPSDLDVVHRVATKSKEKNIIARFCCREKKGEFVRRARKARLRTGQIGFSGSTDAAVFVNDHLTVENKRLFSKALALKKEKSWQFLWTDNCQIKARQTSSSKVFILKSENDLRVFN; this comes from the coding sequence atGAGGGTGAGGCAGGACGAGCTGGTGACTGCGAACCGCGCACTCTCCGCAAAAAATGAGGCGTTGGAAAAAAAAGTTGCTGATCTAGAACAGTATTCTCGACTGAATAATGTTGAGATAAAGGGTGTTCCGGTCACGCAAAATGAAGATTGCCTTGCAATCGTGAAAACCATTGGCAATGCCATCGGCTGCTCTGTTTCTCCCTCTGACTTGGACGTTGTCCATCGTGTGGCCACAAAGTCTAAGGAGAAGAACATTATCGCTCGCTTTTGTTGCCGCGAGAAGAAAGGCGAGTTTGTTCGTAGGGCTCGCAAAGCCCGTCTACGTACTGGCCAAATTGGCTTTTCTGGTTCCACTGATGCTGCTGTGTTCGTTAATGATCACCTTACTGTCGAGAACAAACGCTTGTTTTCTAAGGCACTAGCTCTTAAGAAGGAGAAGAGCTGGCAGTTTTTATGGACGGACAACTGCCAGATTAAGGCTCGTCAGACTAGCAGCAGCAAAGTGTTCATCTTAAAGTCTGAGAACGACCTTCGGGTTTTCAACTAA